A window of the Dunckerocampus dactyliophorus isolate RoL2022-P2 chromosome 21, RoL_Ddac_1.1, whole genome shotgun sequence genome harbors these coding sequences:
- the znf438 gene encoding zinc finger protein 438 isoform X2 encodes MKSLQFRSIAPKAPVVVPSPPSAVLSCQPPPALPEATSGSSPKSIVVPAQNYALMQIAGQDGTFSLVALPPSVPSQTQQQSQPVQKNLKLPIPRYKPARSAGGPDKVRSPPISARVKAASRVAAAAQSKSLVSGMSSLVKRKKPECKVPQTPRPKEEPSEKVILIDGARSDISVAALLADNAVLYPGSQLEQVPDNAEHPAATVIQSPGPPTTALKISPDKSQDQGGTVMPMCQSKAPAAQPPNSIALISPAIFSKAVHIIPSPPKGKLPILPYSKVKTTLIPAAKLNLSQDKDLPSQAGPASPKGPTSMSLKTSEAWGSSHVPNTTLQPHMKGSLAPVLGLQKLPGKKRGRKRKTAEDNLAYEARKKRSLSFFRRRVPEKPSIVVSGSKQEVEISKKYRSIRPKPILVMETLPQLVSLPASSSDGQEVELAPAPAATKDMDCPSQQPPVTLHLKGAYHPRVFLASRSLHRCPTCSRCFQFKNHLQTHMSSHSSTRPYVCPVCRKAYAHSGSLSTHMKLHHAEARPRRSLCCEFCEKAFGYVGVYFSHLREVHKVLLTVEPSTSHHEDNVTAEGDVWETSDEQHDEEPVELQIKCGRCQVVTPTFADMKMHLVYVHGEEVLVLLQEGQSRQGGFQAEKELVKRAAHYWRQLNEKKCNLLKCGSCDDEFFTSAKLKRHIVFHHREHSDTFPASRGVQGLRMLAGGSAFNCVLCSKVLDTKEQVLEHWRGHHHCEQPSLLWAALSAYSLEDEEAYQDVDSVPSPH; translated from the exons ATGAAGAGCCTTCAGTTCCGTAGCATCGCCCCCAAGGCCCCGGTCGTTGTGCCTTCCCCACCCTCTGCTGTCCTCTCCTGCCAACCTCCCCCCGCCCTTCCCGAAGCTACCAGTGGGTCCAGCCCGAAATCCATCGTTGTGCCTGCCCAAAACTATGCACTGATGCAAATAGCTGGTCAGGATGGCACATTCTCCCTGGTGGCACTGCCCCCTTCTGTCCCCTCTCAGACACAGCAACAAAGCCAGCCCGTCCAGAAGAATCTCAAGTTGCCCATCCCCAGGTACAAGCCAGCGAGGAGCGCTGGGGGCCCAGATAAGGTCAGATCACCACCAATCTCTGCACGGGTGAAAGCTGCTTCAAGGGTTGCTGCGGCAGCACAGAGCAAATCACTGGTGAGTGGGATGTCCTCATTGGTGAAGAGAAAGAAACCGGAGTGCAAGGTCCCTCAAACTCCAAGGCCAAAGGAGGAACCGTCAGAGAAGGTTATTCTCATCGATGGCGCCCGCTCTGACATCTCTGTCGCGGCCCTTCTAGCAGACAATGCTGTCCTGTACCCGGGGTCTCAGTTGGAGCAGGTTCCAGATAATGCAGAACATCCCGCAGCAACAGTTATTCAAAGTCCCGGCCCACCTACAACTGCTCTCAAAATCTCCCCAGACAAATCCCAGGACCAAGGCGGGACTGTGATGCCAATGTGTCAGTCCAAGGCTCCTGCAGCTCAGCCTCCAAACAGCATTGCCCTTATATCGCCAGCCATCTTCAGCAAAGCAGTGCACATTATCCCGTCCCCTCCCAAAGGCAAACTGCCCATTCTACCCTACTCCAAAGTGAAGACCACCCTCATTCCAGCAGCCAAGCTCAACCTGTCCCAAGATAAGGATTTGCCAAGCCAGGCTGGTCCTGCGAGCCCCAAAGGTCCTACATCCATGAGCCTCAAAACATCTGAGGCCTGGGGGAGCAGCCATGTGCCAAACACGACTCTGCAACCCCACATGAAGGGCTCGCTTGCTCCTGTGTTGGGACTCCAGAAGCTGCCAGGAAAGAagagaggaagaaagagaaagACAGCGGAAGATAACTTGGCGTATGAGGCCCGGAAGAAGAGGTCGTTGTCCTTCTTCCGTAGGAGGGTACCTGAAAAGCCATCAATAGTTGTTTCGGGCTCCAAGCAGGAAGTGGAGATTTCAAAGAAATACCGTAGCATTCGACCCAAGCCGATTTTGGTGATGGAGACGCTTCcccagcttgttagcttgcctGCGAGTTCCTCAGATGGACAAGAAGTTGAGCTTGCACCAGCGCCTGCTGCCACCAAGGACATGGATTGTCCTTCCCAGCAACCTCCAGTCACCCTCCACCTGAAAGGAGCCTACCATCCCAGAGTTTTTCTAGCCAGTCGCTCACTCCATCGTTGCCCCACTTGCAGCCGCTGCTTCCAGTTCAAGAATCACCTGCAGACCCACATGAGCAGTCACAGCAGCACCCGGCCGTACGTCTGCCCCGTGTGTCGCAAAGCGTACGCCCACTCTGGCAGCCTGAGCACCCACATGAAGCTCCACCATGCCGAGGCCCGACCACGGCGCTCTCTGTGCTGCGAGTTCTGCGAGAAGGCCTTTGGATACGTGGGCGTGTACTTCAGTCATCTGCGAGAGGTGCACAAGGTCCTCCTCACGGTGGAGCCGTCCACCAGCCATCACGAGGACAACGTGACTGCTGAGGG GGACGTGTGGGAGACGTCGGACGAGCAGCACGATGAAGAACCTGTGGAGCTGCAGATTAAATGCGGTCGCTGCCAGGTGGTCACCCCCACTTTTGCAGACATGAAGATGCACCTCGTGTACGTTCACGGGGAGGAGGTCCTGGTCCTACTTCAAGAGGGTCAGAGCAGGCAGGGCGGCTTCCAAGCGGAGAAGGAGCTGGTCAAACGCGCCGCACACTACTGGCGGCAGCTCAACGAGAAGAAGTGTAATCTGTTGAAATGCGGCAGCTGCGATGATGAGTTCTTCACTTCTGCTAAACTCAAGAGGCACATCGTGTTCCACCACCGGGAGCACAGTGACACCTTCCCAGCATCACGTGGGGTTCAAGGTTTGAGGATGCTTGCAGGAGGTTCTGCCTTCAACTGTGTGCTTTGCAGCAAAGTGTTGGACACGAAAGAGCAGGTTCTGGAGCACTGGAGGGGTCACCACCACTGCGAGCAGCCCAGCTTACTGTGGGCGGCTCTCAGCGCTTACAGCCTGGAAGACGAGGAGGCGTACCAGGATGTGGACTCCGTTCCGAGTCCACATTAA
- the znf438 gene encoding zinc finger protein 438 isoform X1, whose protein sequence is MKSLQFRSIAPKAPVVVPSPPSAVLSCQPPPALPEATSGSSPKSIVVPAQNYALMQIAGQDGTFSLVALPPSVPSQTQQQSQPVQKNLKLPIPRYKPARSAGGPDKVRSPPISARVKAASRVAAAAQSKSLVSGMSSLVKRKKPECKVPQTPRPKEEPSEKVILIDGARSDISVAALLADNAVLYPGSQLEQVPDNAEHPAATVIQSPGPPTTALKISPDKSQDQGGTVMPMCQSKAPAAQPPNSIALISPAIFSKAVHIIPSPPKGKLPILPYSKVKTTLIPAAKLNLSQDKDLPSQAGPASPKGPTSMSLKTSEAWGSSHVPNTTLQPHMKGSLAPVLGLQKLPGKKRGRKRKTAEDNLAYEARKKRSLSFFRRRVPEKPSIVVSGSKQEVEISKKYRSIRPKPILVMETLPQLVSLPASSSDGQEVELAPAPAATKDMDCPSQQPPVTLHLKGAYHPRVFLASRSLHRCPTCSRCFQFKNHLQTHMSSHSSTRPYVCPVCRKAYAHSGSLSTHMKLHHAEARPRRSLCCEFCEKAFGYVGVYFSHLREVHKVLLTVEPSTSHHEDNVTAEGRDVWETSDEQHDEEPVELQIKCGRCQVVTPTFADMKMHLVYVHGEEVLVLLQEGQSRQGGFQAEKELVKRAAHYWRQLNEKKCNLLKCGSCDDEFFTSAKLKRHIVFHHREHSDTFPASRGVQGLRMLAGGSAFNCVLCSKVLDTKEQVLEHWRGHHHCEQPSLLWAALSAYSLEDEEAYQDVDSVPSPH, encoded by the exons ATGAAGAGCCTTCAGTTCCGTAGCATCGCCCCCAAGGCCCCGGTCGTTGTGCCTTCCCCACCCTCTGCTGTCCTCTCCTGCCAACCTCCCCCCGCCCTTCCCGAAGCTACCAGTGGGTCCAGCCCGAAATCCATCGTTGTGCCTGCCCAAAACTATGCACTGATGCAAATAGCTGGTCAGGATGGCACATTCTCCCTGGTGGCACTGCCCCCTTCTGTCCCCTCTCAGACACAGCAACAAAGCCAGCCCGTCCAGAAGAATCTCAAGTTGCCCATCCCCAGGTACAAGCCAGCGAGGAGCGCTGGGGGCCCAGATAAGGTCAGATCACCACCAATCTCTGCACGGGTGAAAGCTGCTTCAAGGGTTGCTGCGGCAGCACAGAGCAAATCACTGGTGAGTGGGATGTCCTCATTGGTGAAGAGAAAGAAACCGGAGTGCAAGGTCCCTCAAACTCCAAGGCCAAAGGAGGAACCGTCAGAGAAGGTTATTCTCATCGATGGCGCCCGCTCTGACATCTCTGTCGCGGCCCTTCTAGCAGACAATGCTGTCCTGTACCCGGGGTCTCAGTTGGAGCAGGTTCCAGATAATGCAGAACATCCCGCAGCAACAGTTATTCAAAGTCCCGGCCCACCTACAACTGCTCTCAAAATCTCCCCAGACAAATCCCAGGACCAAGGCGGGACTGTGATGCCAATGTGTCAGTCCAAGGCTCCTGCAGCTCAGCCTCCAAACAGCATTGCCCTTATATCGCCAGCCATCTTCAGCAAAGCAGTGCACATTATCCCGTCCCCTCCCAAAGGCAAACTGCCCATTCTACCCTACTCCAAAGTGAAGACCACCCTCATTCCAGCAGCCAAGCTCAACCTGTCCCAAGATAAGGATTTGCCAAGCCAGGCTGGTCCTGCGAGCCCCAAAGGTCCTACATCCATGAGCCTCAAAACATCTGAGGCCTGGGGGAGCAGCCATGTGCCAAACACGACTCTGCAACCCCACATGAAGGGCTCGCTTGCTCCTGTGTTGGGACTCCAGAAGCTGCCAGGAAAGAagagaggaagaaagagaaagACAGCGGAAGATAACTTGGCGTATGAGGCCCGGAAGAAGAGGTCGTTGTCCTTCTTCCGTAGGAGGGTACCTGAAAAGCCATCAATAGTTGTTTCGGGCTCCAAGCAGGAAGTGGAGATTTCAAAGAAATACCGTAGCATTCGACCCAAGCCGATTTTGGTGATGGAGACGCTTCcccagcttgttagcttgcctGCGAGTTCCTCAGATGGACAAGAAGTTGAGCTTGCACCAGCGCCTGCTGCCACCAAGGACATGGATTGTCCTTCCCAGCAACCTCCAGTCACCCTCCACCTGAAAGGAGCCTACCATCCCAGAGTTTTTCTAGCCAGTCGCTCACTCCATCGTTGCCCCACTTGCAGCCGCTGCTTCCAGTTCAAGAATCACCTGCAGACCCACATGAGCAGTCACAGCAGCACCCGGCCGTACGTCTGCCCCGTGTGTCGCAAAGCGTACGCCCACTCTGGCAGCCTGAGCACCCACATGAAGCTCCACCATGCCGAGGCCCGACCACGGCGCTCTCTGTGCTGCGAGTTCTGCGAGAAGGCCTTTGGATACGTGGGCGTGTACTTCAGTCATCTGCGAGAGGTGCACAAGGTCCTCCTCACGGTGGAGCCGTCCACCAGCCATCACGAGGACAACGTGACTGCTGAGGG CAGGGACGTGTGGGAGACGTCGGACGAGCAGCACGATGAAGAACCTGTGGAGCTGCAGATTAAATGCGGTCGCTGCCAGGTGGTCACCCCCACTTTTGCAGACATGAAGATGCACCTCGTGTACGTTCACGGGGAGGAGGTCCTGGTCCTACTTCAAGAGGGTCAGAGCAGGCAGGGCGGCTTCCAAGCGGAGAAGGAGCTGGTCAAACGCGCCGCACACTACTGGCGGCAGCTCAACGAGAAGAAGTGTAATCTGTTGAAATGCGGCAGCTGCGATGATGAGTTCTTCACTTCTGCTAAACTCAAGAGGCACATCGTGTTCCACCACCGGGAGCACAGTGACACCTTCCCAGCATCACGTGGGGTTCAAGGTTTGAGGATGCTTGCAGGAGGTTCTGCCTTCAACTGTGTGCTTTGCAGCAAAGTGTTGGACACGAAAGAGCAGGTTCTGGAGCACTGGAGGGGTCACCACCACTGCGAGCAGCCCAGCTTACTGTGGGCGGCTCTCAGCGCTTACAGCCTGGAAGACGAGGAGGCGTACCAGGATGTGGACTCCGTTCCGAGTCCACATTAA